The segment AGAGCTGGAAAACCTGGCTTCTGGTCCCAGcgctaccacttactagctgtggacATTGGTCATGTTACTCAACTTCTCCggatctcagtttccttattagtAACATAAGGATGTCATCTATCCTGCCAAACCTTTACCCTCCCTACCTCGGAGGACTTCAGCAAGAATGAAGTAAGACAGGAATGAGAGCATGTTTTAAAATGAGCAGTGCTCTTTAGGTACAAGGATTTTGCAAACTGCTGAGGAGAACCCCCGCAGCACAGCTTCCACTTTCTCACACCAGCCCTCAAAGGCAGGAGCTCTACctgaaataaagaaggaaaactcCTCAAGGACCACTCAAGGACCAGAGAGGCTTAGTGTTAACTTATAATAGGAAAGCTTCAATAACCAACTGAACACTGTGTCCCACAGTGATCACAGGCATGGGGGGGCGCACAGCCCCTGGCACTTCAGCTGTGCACAGAGTGAGTGAAGGGCTAAGATTTTAGTGGGCCCACTTCTGCAGGATTTGCAGAACAGGGGACACTCGGGCCTCATGCTGCTCCCTTACCCCGTTTGCGCCAGCAGGGCCCCTCCCTCACGGAATAGGACAGCTCCACGAACTCGATGTCCACGGCTGAGCGCTTGGGTAGGTGGGAGAAGCGCTGGGCTTCGGTGATGTGGTTCTCCACCTTCTTCAGGTGCGTGGTCAGCATAGGGGGCTCCGCCCCGTCCTCCAGGGCCACGGCCATGGCCACAGCCCCAGGTCCTAGTCCACAGCCCACGGCCTCCAGCGCCTTCTCCGCCATCACGCCGCCGGCCTGCAAGGAGAGGGCCTGCTCAGTGTGGGGCAGACCCCCGATCCCCGACTCGGAACTCCCTTGCTTTCTAATGCTGCCCTTGCCTTCAATCCCCGCTTTCTTCTCGGGGTAGATAGGCTACTGGGAGCACTTCATATCCCACCGCGAGAGCATCTATCTTCCCCCAACCCTCACTCCCGGCGCAGCAACCCGACCTCTCCTCGGTCCCGGGCAGCCCCAGCCCTAGCCTGGCCCCAGCTCGGCCCCTCGAAGCCCTTAcccgctccctcctccctatGGTGGCTCTAATCTCCTTACCCGCAGGCCAGCAGCCCCTGGGAACTggttggggggcgggggagggggaggcggggaggacgATAGGGGCGGCTGGCAGAGGCTGCCCGCTGAGGTCAGGATAGCTGAACGAGCGCAGGGTGGACCAGGGGAAggcggaggcagaggaggctctgGGCCTCGCGCTGcgtccccctccccatccctgggcACAACGCCCTTCTCGGCCCCTCCCGCCGGCGCCCCTGGGCCCGCGCGCCCCGGACTCTCCACAAAGACAGGCTCACCGCCGGGACTCAGAGCCCCCACCACCAACTGAGACCCCCTGGCGGGCTCAACTCCTCCCATCTCCTGCTTGCCTAGTCACCTTGACGCGCCCCCGGGCGGTTGCGGAGCCGAGATGCTGAGCGCTGCCACGGGCCCGGGATAGAGATTCCAGGTCCTCCTTACCTGCCTTCGGCTGCGGCACCGGCGTCCCGGCTCCCGGTCCCGGCGgctgggccggggcggggccggggtggggcGGGAGACAGGGGAGGGCCCGGGCCTCAGGTCAGAATAGAGATGACAAGATTGGGGAGGGGTGATTGGGGCTCGCGCGGACTCAGCTTGACCCCGCACATTCGGTTCGCTGAGCCCGGTCCTCGGCGCTTTGTTCTCCGGAACCCTCCGGGCGGCTGTGCTCTTCTCCAGGCTGCTGCTCGCCGGTCCCGCTATTCTTAAAGGGCCCGCACCGCCCCGCAGCTCGCGGTGGGCGAGGATGGCAAGAGAGCCGCGCCTGCGAGGCGGCGGCCAGAGCGGGTGCAGTTGTGGACCTAGGACTGGAGATTGGTAGCGAACGGCCGACTTGGAGCCGTTCCAAGGAAACGAGAGGAAAGGAGAACTGAAGTCACTCAGCGGAGATGGGTCCCTGGATTAGAGACTAGACaaaggtggtgggggagggggagggggattgGGGTGCAGAATTTTATCACTCTAGAAGGATTGTGGAGCTGTCAGCTCGTCTGCACTTCTCCCTCCAGCAATTTCCCTCGGTTCTGGCCCTTGACTTCAGGTTTCCCCTGGAGCATCcccaaaatagataaaaagactcTGAAAGCAAGAGTCTTGAGacatcctcctccctctccacacccccaccccatgtctcccctttccctctctaaGGGTAAGGAGACTAGTTAAAAAGGGAGGCAGCTTTGGGAGAGCTTGCAGGCAGCTCCAAAGTTAAACTGGTACCCAGAGCTCAACCTGCTCCAAGTgtagaaatattttctcaggtAAATTCGGCCCTTTAAGACAAGCAATGCCTGATGCTGGAGGCACATGTGTGCCAGGGCATGTGCGGGGCTCCCAGGTACtgactttgttatcttttcaCACATGTGTGCATTCTCTCCCTCACCCCACAAGCCTTCAAACGTAGGTCCCCAGAGCACTCTTGGGGCTTTCCCCTGCTCTGCTCCTTTTTCAGGCAATTCCTCTTGGCCCCTGCCTGCCCCGGCCCCAGTCTTCAAGAGGTAAGTAGGTTAACCAGCTGAGACACGTGACCTGAACTTTTAAGTTCCCACCTGTCACACAGCAGTgacggaggggaggggaggctgctggCGCTGCTGCCACAGCTGAGGCTTCTCCTTACTGCAGCACTTGAGAGGTTACTAGCAGTCAAACCTCTCCTCCGCTGGCCTCCCCGCCTCCGCCTGTGTCTCTGTAGCCTGGAGGCTGGCGGCGCCTGCAGGGTATCTCCAGGCCCCACGCTGTGACTTTTACAGATTTTGGATCCAGCCCTCTCTGCCTTTCCCCTACCCCATGCCCCACATCAGCAGTCACCACCGTTCCTCAGGACCTTCCATTCTCCAACTTAACCCCCAGTGCTCTCCTACAGACTCCCCATCCTCAACAgttgtattatctcatttaattctgacAATATCCCTGAGGCAGGTATTACAACCTCCCATtagagatgaaaaaactgaggcatagGGAGGCTGAGCAATGTGCCCAAGAGGACACATCTGGTTGGTAGCCAAATAGGACTTGACCCCTAAAGTTCTTGCTTTTACCTCCTCTGCTGTGAGGCCTCACGGAACCCTATTCCCAAATGGACTGTCTCCCTCTAGTCAGGCTCCTAGACAGGCTTTTCATTCTCTCAAGATAACTTCCTTGGATAGCGTAATGACACTCTCCTCCATTCCCTGGCATACAACTTTGCAATTCTCGGGAaaatttccttcccttccttagGAACACCCTGTCCCCATTCCTCAAGGACAGCCTTCCCCAACTTCAGAGACCAACATTTCAAATCTTCTATCAGTTTCCCGCTGTGGGATTCACACCCCATGCCCCAGAGCAGTAGTCTTCAGCCTTGGCTGAGAGTCAGCATCACTTGGGGACTTTCAAAAGTTTAGATGACATTCCAAACCACTTCATTCTGATCTCTAAggcattagtattttttaaatctccccaACTAATCCACTGAGTAGGTAAAGTTGAGAGCCACTGCCCTAGATGAACTCTCCATTAGAATGTCTGGGTTAGAATGCCCGCCATGTACTCACTAAAGGCCCCTCTCTTCCCTGCAACAGGCCTCCCAACTCTCTGGGACACAGGACACCCTAACCCCATTTTGTGAACAAATCTCCCATGTCCTGAATTTGGAGTGGGAAGATTTGCATTCTAACCTTGGTGCTCTTCCTAGTTCTGTACAAATTTCTCCACCTCTCCAAGTCTCATCCATGTAATGGGGATGGAAAAAACCCCACATATCTGTCTCAAAAGGTTCTTATGAGTCAAGTGTCCAAGTGCTTAGcaatagataatttttttctcaagagCAGACCAGatcaggggaaaggggatgggaaggaataaatttgggagtttgagatttgcaaatgttagccactgtatataaaaatagattaaaaaaacaaatttcttctgtatagcacagggaactatattcaatatcttgtaattacctttaatgaaaaagaatatgaaactgaatatatgtatgcatatgcatgactgggacattgtgctgtataccagaaattgacacattgtaactgactatacttcaattaaaaaaaaaaaaaaagaacagatcatACATCCTTACTCTTCAGGTCAAACTTACCTTGGTTTAGGGTCATTTCATTTCCCCCAGAAGAATCTCCGATTTCCTTAGCAAAGTAGGGGCAActgcatttattgaatgcctgctgTATGCTAGGTGCCCAGCACAGAGATAGAGTTAGGTCTGTCCCTTTCTCCTCTGAATTTCCAGAACTTGTGCACAGAAAAGCTCCTCTATAGATATTTGTTGACTAAACAGTCCAACCAGTTCTAACAACAGctttatgaggccagtattatcCTCCCAtgtttcagataaggaaactgaaactcagaaatATTAAGTACAAGCATGAGGTCACACAACTCATGTGATGGATCCAGGGATCCAAATCCAAGACTACATGATCCTAAACCATGACTTGACCTACTGTCAAACTTCCTTGATCCCTAATAGTGTCACCATCCTATTTTATGAAGCAGACTTGGCTCCAGTCCCCTGAACAGACCTCTTCCCATTCTAAGATATAAAAGCTTTCCAACCTTCTAGAGGTCAACCTAGGACAGACCTTCCCCATTCTTAGAGATACCAACTCCATTCACATATCCCTCCAAACTGATCTTTGGTTCCCCGGAATGCACACCTCTAACTCCTGGAAACCTTGTAACTTGAGAGCGGTGGTTCCCAAGCTTAGCATACATGAGCATACCCTGGAGTTCTTACAACGCAGATCACTGGGCCCagtcccagagtttctgattcagtatctGGGGTGGGGCCATAGAATTTGCATCTCTATTAAGTCCTTAGGTGATGCTAATGCTGCTAGTCTGGGGGCACACTTTGACCCAACCTCAGAACAAATTTCCAGTCTTCTGCCACAGACTTTTCCTCAATGCCCAGATGGACACCCACCCCTCCTTTTTCTCATATAGATCTCCATTCCCGGAGATTGATTCTCTCCTATTTCTAGAATTCTCCCCAATTCCCATCCCAGAACCGCCCCTCctcccatcaccaccatctaggCAGTCTCCATAAGGGGTGGTTCCCTAGACCCACATAGGTGAGGGTTAATGATAATTGGCTTATGAGGAGCAAGGCAGAAGCAAAATTCCTGTCTCAGCTTAGTGCTGGGAGCTAATCTAGCAGACACAGGGTGCTCTGAGCAGGGATTTGTGGGAGAAGCAGGTGGTAAGGAGCTTTATGGACCTGTGGAGAAAGGTGGGTAGCAGGGTCCTAAGGGAGCTGGAAGGAATTGGACTTGTGAATTTGTAAGTGACCCAGTTCTGCTTCCAACACCCGAGGTTCCTTGTCCACCGTGCTTGCCTTGCCCACATCTCTCACGTCTCATCTTTGGATAGAATGATTTTCAAGTATATTTGTCAATGGAAGGACCCTCTGCTGGCCACGTTGGGGAATGCAGACTGGGCCTGGGAGTGAGTGGTGGATAGAGTGAGTGGTGGATAAAGGCTGATGGAGGTCTTCCTTTCCTGAGTCAGGCAGTAAAGATGGTTGGTTATAGGCACCTGACACCAGGCAGTGGAGGGTGCCCACTAGGCAGAGTCCCTGCTGTTgcaaacaaaaatcttaattgtttaaaaataaaagaatataacatatataataaaatcaaGAACATCAAAGGATATTTTAAGAGTAATAtttatttctccatctctttccTGCTGTGCAGTGCCATTTccttttgataaaaagaaaatgagggaTTCGCCAAAGCTGCAGAATGCCAAGGTACTCTGCCCAAGAGTCACTGTCTCTTTTTCCTTGAGAACCCACACTTCCTACCTCCCAGTCTGAGCTTGCCATCTTCCCTTCCCCTAGAACTCAAACTCCCACCACATCCCTTGGTACCCTTTACGTGGAAGCAGTCTCAGACCAGGTGTCTGCCCAGTTTTCCTCTGGGACCTGTTCCCCTGCTCCTAACACAGGGCCCACTCCACTGGAGGGTAGGTAGAAAAGTCATTGCTCGTAGGTGTTCAAAACACCTTATTTCCCTGGATCTTTGCTACTCCAATGACCTCAGTCTCCACTGAGCAGGCTACTTCCTTGTGGACATACTCTGGGCTCTTAAATAGCTCCATTTAAAAATGCCCCCTTTCTGATCATGGCTCACTGTATTTGATTCTAACTCTTCCCTACCAGTCTCCCAGGGCCTCCCTGTCCAGTGTGGATATCATGACCCTTGTCTGGATGTTCTAATTACCCTGCTCCTTGGCCCAATGGCTGAGATCAACCCAGTggtctgttttctgcttttgcttCAGGGGTGCTCATATCTGCTACAAAAAAGTGTCTGGTTGTGTTGAAACTGCCACTGCTGGATCTCAGTATTCAGCCTCAGCTGGGTGGTCAGGTGATGTATCTCACTCTTATATCTATAAGTGGCATTTCTAAAACTTGACAATTCTTATAAATCTCCTTAATCCAACAGATTATCCCTCAATAATGTTAATCCCTACTTTATTAAGGAAATAGAGACAGCCAGGCATGAAATCCCTCACACCTCACACTTCCTACAAACTGGATCCGATCccctcccatccctccctccctctactTGAAGGAAGGGGTGTCTCTATTCCTTTCCAAGCTTTGTTTATCTGCCTGTCTTCCATAGCCTTTGCTCAGTCAAGAATTCAAGCTTTTTAGCACAGTATGAAAAGTTTTCACACTCTCCCCAAACCTTTCCCCTCTACTGCATGGGAAATGAGCATGCTCCTTATGCGCAAAGTGCACTGTGGGATTCCCGATCTTGAGcaaattcattcactcatttaccgTTCATAGAGAGGCTACACTCACTAGGTCATAATCTGACAGAAATGACTACTGCCCATGACTATTCCTCCCTCTTCTCACCTTGCAGAATCACTTATTTTACATCCACTAAGCTCTTCCGCGCCCTTCTCTGAGGTTGCGGACTTGCCCCAAATAAGACAAAAGCAGCATTAGTTTCCACATTCCTGGGCCACCTGCCTTCTCTTCCTGTCGTCACACCTTCGAGGAAGAGTTAAGTGTCTCCTTAATCTTCAGATACTGTGGTGTCTGACTCAGGGACTGACTCTAGATAAAACTCTAAGGCAATCAAATTAGTACTGGCATCCTCTCCCTCCAGGGGTCTGCTACCCAGGGTTACCCACCCCCAACCTCTAGTATCCTTCCACTGACCCACCAAAATGACTGCTTAGACTCAATAATCCATCATTTTCCAGCCCATGTACACAGAGCCCAGGATGCCCTCCTCCTGGAGAACTGGAATCATGTGGTAGCAGGCCAGAACGTCTTCTGCTGTCCCCATAGTCCAGAGAGAGCAATGGGGTTTGGTGTGGGCATGACAAATAAGACAGGCAGGGAAGGCCCTGTTCACAGGGTGCTAGCCTGATTCTGAAGGCACTGCTCAGCTGAGAGATGGATGGCACCAGTAATGCTGGGTTACTCAAGGGGCAGACCAAGCCACTGCTTAAAAGACCAGCAAAATAGAGACaccaaaaaatgaaaggaaaaaactgagACCAGAATTTGATAgttcatatatatgtaagtatcaTCATGTTGAACTTCCTTGTATGCTTCCTggtttagtattttcattttgaattatacaGAGAATGGGGCACCAGTTTCTTTTCAGGATTCAGAGCCCTCAGTCTTCCTCTGGTCTTGATAGCCACTTGCGTTTGAGGGTCTGCCTCTGGCCCTGCTCCAGTCAACCTTTTAACCTACCACTTGGGAACAGCTGTCAATCAAATCTAACAAGACAAAACCAAATGAGGACAAGCACGAGGGTCTGCTGTTAAGTGCAAGATAACCACTGCACTCATCCAAAGCAAAGGAGCGTGCTCTGGGCAGTAACGAGACATGTGAAGGCTGAGGGGTTCTAGAGGGCAGTGGCATCACCATAAACCGAGGGCACAGCGTGACCACCAAAAGCACAGGCCCCGAGGaggtggggtggagaggagacCCAAAACTATACGATACAAGGAGGTAAAGAGGAGACAGAGGGTACTTAGCCCAAAGAAGCCTCCCTCGTGTTCAACTACCTGAAGGCCTGGTGGGGAAAGTGGGATTACACACGTGCTGAGTGGAGGAACAAGGTGTGGGTCACAAAGTTAGTACAGGGTTTTAAAGAAACAAGCCTGGAAATGCAGCGGCTCCACTTTGGGGACGTCTTCATTCATGTTTCCTCTCTCCTCCATACTGCCATTTCTTGAAGGGGTTCTTGCAGAGGCAAAGTGAGCATCCACCTCAACTTGACCCTCAAGCCCTCACTGTTtcctgcctgaattcctgcagcaGCCCCTAACTTGCACCCGCTTGCTCTCGCACTCTTCCGATTTACTTTCCCCGTCATCAGCAGAACCCTCGTCCTAAAAACTTGACACGGTCCTTTTGGGTGGCTTTGCCTTCCTTCTCAGTCTTGCCTCTCTCCTTGGCCTACTGCCCTTCTGGGCTCAGACCATAAAGCGCTCCTTGAGGTTCGTGTATAGACCTggtctcctctgcctggaataacCTGCCCGTCCCTTCGTAGATAGTAGCTCTAATCACTTCCTTGACGAAGCCCCTTGCTGATCCCTTGCCCAAGTAATACTGTCAGCTTCTACTTTGAGCCTCCTAAGTGAACCCTGACAGGCCTCTCACTCCACTTACTTAGGTCTTTCCTCACTGCTGGACTGCAAGTCCCCCCAGGGCAGgtcctcagtttattcatctttgtatcattAACACCTGTCACAGTGCCTGAACTATAGGAGGAACTCAGTAAATGGTGGATGGAATGAATGAAGAGACTTTTCTTCCTTGATTCTTTCAGCAATAGGCACTCAGTTTTTGCAGTAAGAATCACATTAGTCTTTTAAAAGAAGGCCCAGAAACCTTTTGTGGCAGCTTCCTGCCCATCCAAGACCCTTCACAGTATTTCCTTGACCTCTCCAGAATGTCAGAGACACTAAAAATAGACACAGGGCACTAAGGAGTGACTGGATAGGCCAAAAAAATAAGGTTCTTATTTTGAAGGGTTCCAACCCCTTTGAGAAtctaatgaaaacaaaacaaaacaaaacaaagccacgATCATTTCCCCAGGAAAATACACATCCAGACACCATTTCTAACTTGGTTCCTGGACCCTGAGtaccttcccttccctccatatccacccccaccccagagacaCTGGGTCTAACCAGCACTCAGAGAGTGTGGCCATGGTGGGGTGCCCTATCTTCCTGGTGAGCCTCACTTACCCACTCTAGAGTGTTCTACTGCCCATTCCTGGCCTATGCCTGGGACCTCCATGGAGATGGTAGATGTTccgagaagaaatggagaagtttcacCAAAGGTAAGGCAGGGGTGGGAGAGCAGGGAACAAGAGGCCAgtttcaaacaaaaacaaatcccaGTCCCTAAAAGGGGAACAAACTTAATCATTCAGCTCGTTGTCTGGGCAGACATATCTCCTCATTACCTAGGCAATACCACCAAatgtaaggaagaagaaatgagtaACAGCCCAAGTGTTTCTTTTATTACCAAAAACAAATGTTACGCACACGCTCAGTGCCTCCAATGCCATCCCTGAGGATAACCATGTAAGTTCTTGGGGTTGTAGGAAGAACCATTTAGAGGGAAACGACTGCCTGGTTGATGACGCCTCGGATGGTTGTTGAGGAAAGGGCCCTTGCAAGGACCGGTTACATGTCATCCCTGGGCCTAGGGTCCCCTAAAGATGGGAGTGGATTCAAGTTGATGAAGGACTTTAACCACTGTTCCCGCACATCTAGGGGGTTATGGTTAAGCCTGACACTACCCCGTTACAAGAACACACACAACTAGGGTACCTCCCCTCAAGGAATCCAAACTCCTCAGGATCCCCACAAATCGTGGTGTGGCAGAAATGGGAAGACCTCAGTCTGCCAAATGATGCCAGCTGGGCCCAGAGTGGACCACACTGCTCTCGGCACCACTCCTAAGGCATCTGTTGGACCCACTAGGGGTACTGCCACCAGCCGGGCTCAAACCCCGGGCCTGGGGGGTAGCAATGGTCAGGCGCTGCAGCCTTTACATCATTACATCACCTGGACTTCCGGCTCCTCAGCTAGTCCCTGAAGCTTTTCCATGACACCCCCTGAGGGGGACTCAGAGGCTGGGGGGTGGCTCACCCGGGGCTTCAGACAGCACATAGTAGACAATCCCTCGTTCGCCTTGGGTGTTGGTCTGATTCACCATGTGGATGACAGGGCTGGGAGTGTCCTGAGAGGCTGCCAGGGATGCCCGCTCATTGCCCccgccttcctcttcctcttcagcCTCTTCCACCTCTTCCTGAGGTCCTGGCTCCCCCAGCACTGTTTCCAGAATGATCCCCTGCAGGCTGTTCTCATTCAGGGATGCTCCCAGGCCCGATCCCTCCTGTGGCTGCCCCAGCAGCTGTTGGGTCAGCTCTACACTCTCATAGCGAACCAGCTGCAGCCGCATGTAACCGTCTTCATGCTCCTTGTACCTGGTGAAGGGGGAGCACAGGGGGCAGCAAACAtgggcagagggaggcagaaatgGCCTGGAAATTGGTGAGGTAGGAGACAATACGAGGGAAGGAAGAAGCCCTAGGATTCTAAGTGATGGAggtaaaagacaaaaaagatttttattgGAATATTTAGAAGAAAAGGCAAGATGGATCCTTACTCAaaatggagggggaggggaggggaaggagagaaatgaTCTGTGTTGGATGGTAGGATTGTCAAAGGATTTATGAGAAGGCCGTGGAGCTACAGATCAGGACCCTTAGGCCCTAGCTCTGGTTCCGGCTGCAGGACTTATGGCATCATTTATTGGGTTTGGCATTGTGCCTTagattcaaaacaaaaatcagaaaaataatcttTGCCCAACCACTGTTCTCAAGGTTCCTTGAGCCTAAATGGAGATGGTTGATACCAAAGCATCATCAAATTCAAGGTCTGTAAATTGTTGAACGGCATGGGGAAAAATGTGGGAAGGAGAGGGTTGTTGAAAGACATACCGAAAACGGGGGTGTCCTGAAGGCCACTTGAACTGGTGCTTCTTGCGAAGGTGTACAGTGAGGCTGTTGCCCCTTGTGAAGCATTTGTCACACACGTGGCATCTGTATCTTGGCTCTGAATCTCCCTgatggggagcagagggagagtAAGGCCAGCTTCTCCTCCTGGCTCCCCCGCACTTCTGCAGGCCCTTCCCTACCACCAGCCCCACTCACTTCATGCACTTTTCGGTAATGGGACTTGATAGAGCAGAGCGAGCGGGCACTGAAGGTGCAGTTCTCAAAATCACACCTGTAGGCTGGTTCCTTGCTATGGGTATCCAGGTGCTTCCGGAGGTCGATTAGATTCTTGCAGCTGCCGGGAGAGGTAAGCAAAGGTTAGAGGGCATGGGGGACCCTGGAACTTGAGTCTGATCTCTGGGCCCTGTTTCCTCTTACCTGTAGTCACAACAGTCACATTTAAAGGGCCGGTCCTCGCTATGGCGAAAGCGCATGTGGTTTCGGAGGGAGGATGGCAGCGGGCAGGTCATGTCGCACAGAGGGCACTTATAGTGATTCACTGAGAGGGGCAGAGAGCAGGCTGTGATCTGAGGGCCAGTGGAACCTCAGAGGGCAGGCCAGGAGGATGGGGGTGATGGCCACTCACCGTGGTTACGCATGTGGTCCCGCAGCAGCCGCTCTGTGGCAAATCTCTTGGAGCAGTGAGAGCACTGGAAGTGTTGCTCTGGTGGGGTGGGCAGAAGAAAGGGTGGGCTGTGGGGGATGGTGAAGAGGCAAAAGAGTGCGAACCCGGGAGGGGGGAACCATCCCAGGTGGAAGGGAACCTCCCCCCAAGAGAAAAGGGGAGCCTAGGGAACTAGGGATGGACATAGTATAGTGGAAAGAGCATGGGACTTGGACTCAAAAACCTGAATTAGAATTCCGGCTtgaccacttactagctgtgtgatctcaggtaaatgattaacctctctgagcctcagtttcctcatctgcaaaaaggGGGATAAGAAGCCTACCTCATGGGGCTGCTGTGAGGAGTCACTGAGAAGAGCTATGACACACAGTAAGCACGGAATAACAGTGTCTAATGAGTCTCAATCAGCAGAGACTGCGTGGCAGATGACTGAGCCTTCAAGGCAGATGTAGCCAAGTCGCAGATAACTTCAGGGGCCTCCTGTCCCGGGAATAtgcctccaacccccaccccaagcaGGACAGCCTGCACCCGCTCCCCTTCTACTCTGATTACTTACGATCCAATGAGGTCTGGCGACGGATGTGATCTAAGAACTTGGTGTTGTTGGCAAACATGCCCCCACAGGTGGGGCAGGCCACCACCTTCTCCTGGGTGTGACTGCGGAGGTGCTCTCGAAGCTTAAAGCGGTCCTTGAAGGTGCAGGTACAGTCTGGGAAGGAAGGCACAGTTGGGTCCAGCCACAAACCCTCAGAGTAGGCTCTGGTACCCCCAAGTCTCTCCAGCAAGTAGCCAACCTTGTCCTGTAGGACTGGTCCCACCTCTAGCTGCCCTAACCCCTTAGCAACCCCAGGGTTTCTTTGGAGGTCAGAAATTAAGGAGTGGCCCTACCTTTCCAGCCACACAGCACCACGTGGTTGTCCTTGCCGACTGCCTGGTATTCACAGCACAGGCTGTGTGCTTCCACGTGCCGATAGAACCACTCGGGATTGTCgaaggagctctgtgccaggtgcaACTTGGGGTAAGGACTGAGGGTAGGTGGAGGGACTCTTACACTTAGGTGTCCGAAGAGGGCTTCTTGGCTCTCTCCCAAATTAACTTGGTGGGTACAGGGAAGTTTAAGCAAGGGGGCTACCCGGAAATGGAAGAgggatactagcagaaacctcaGGAATACTGGGCATCCCTGAAAAGGTCCAGGCATCTTGAGCTAAGAACCCCAACTTCCCTCCATCCCTATTACCAGCTCTGCCTAC is part of the Vicugna pacos chromosome 33, VicPac4, whole genome shotgun sequence genome and harbors:
- the HINFP gene encoding LOW QUALITY PROTEIN: histone H4 transcription factor (The sequence of the model RefSeq protein was modified relative to this genomic sequence to represent the inferred CDS: deleted 1 base in 1 codon), with translation MPPPGKVPRKENLGLQCEWGSCSFVCSAMEEFCEHVTQHLQQHLQGSGEEEEEDPLEEEFSCLWQECGFCSLDSSDLVRHVYFHCYHTKLKQWGLQALQSQADLSPCILDLKSRNLIPDIPEHFLCLWEHCESSFDNPEWFYRHVEAHSLCCEYQAVGKDNHVVLCGWKDCTCTFKDRFKLREHLRSHTQEKVVACPTCGGMFANNTKFLDHIRRQTSLDQQHFQCSHCSKRFATERLLRDHMRNHVNHYKCPLCDMTCPLPSSLRNHMRFRHSEDRPFKCDCCDYSCKNLIDLRKHLDTHSKEPAYRCDFENCTFSARSLCSIKSHYRKVHEGDSEPRYRCHVCDKCFTRGNSLTVHLRKKHQFKWPSGHPRFRYKEHEDGYMRLQLVRYESVELTQQLLGQPQEGSGLGASLNENSLQGIILETVLGEPGPQEEVEEAEEEEEGGGNERASLAASQDTPSPVIHMVNQTNTQGERGIVYYVLSEAPGEPPPASESPSGGVMEKLQGLAEEPEVQVM